In the genome of Synechococcus sp. CB0101, the window ATGAGCGAGACGACGGTCGAGAGGAGCGTTTTGCGGAGCGTTCTGGACAGCAGGAACGCCGTTCCGCTCGCCCGGCCCCGTTTGAGGGGGATCCCTGGGCTGAGGATTGAGCTCGGTGAGCAGTGCCCCCTCGCGGACGACCGTGAACCATTGGTCGGTGTTGGGGTTGGATCCTGGCGCCGATTCACAGGCGCTGAAACGGGCCTTCCGCCAACAGGCACGGCGTTGGCACCCGGATCTCAATGGCAATGACCCCCACGCCGAGGAGCAGTTCAAGGCCGTTAACGAGGCCTATGCCGTTCTGAGTGATCCGCAGCGGCGGCAGCAATGGGAGCAAGGGCTCGATACCGCTGATGCGGCGGCAGCTGGCCTCGATCCCTTCGCTCACGGATTCCCGGACTTTCACGACTACATCGAGGAGCTGTTCGGCATCCCTCAGCGCCGTTCCGCTCCGCATCGCGACAGCGACCCGCATGACGAGCCCGATCAGGCTCCCCGTGGCCGCAGTGAAGTGACCACAGCCCCACCGCCGCCGCCGCCGGTGGTGGCCAGCAGTGATTGTGAGTCGCTGGTGGAGCTCACCCCAGAGCAAGCGCTGCAAGGGGAGCGGGTCGAAATCGACCTGCCGGACGGCACGGCTGTGGAGGTGTGGACCCCGGCGATGGCGGGAGATGGCTGGCGCTTGCGACTGGCGGGCGTGGCCCCGGGTGGGGCTGACCACTTCCTGCAACTCCGC includes:
- a CDS encoding DnaJ domain-containing protein, with the protein product MSSVSSAPSRTTVNHWSVLGLDPGADSQALKRAFRQQARRWHPDLNGNDPHAEEQFKAVNEAYAVLSDPQRRQQWEQGLDTADAAAAGLDPFAHGFPDFHDYIEELFGIPQRRSAPHRDSDPHDEPDQAPRGRSEVTTAPPPPPPVVASSDCESLVELTPEQALQGERVEIDLPDGTAVEVWTPAMAGDGWRLRLAGVAPGGADHFLQLRVRTPEGLRVDGLRVLYQLDLSPAEGALGCSVVVPTLDGPVQLRIPPGSSSGRLLRLRGRGLQQGEQRGDQLVEVRLVVPSALTEAEEALYARLQQLAAELDGERS